The following coding sequences lie in one Rissa tridactyla isolate bRisTri1 chromosome Z, bRisTri1.patW.cur.20221130, whole genome shotgun sequence genomic window:
- the SETD9 gene encoding SET domain-containing protein 9 isoform X2, with protein MEFNVKTRTLRYVPESSQDKIISDEDVFETLLKIFKALFINDLSRQAHILALLPEIRCKYMELVTVEQKQSEVNSCNHQSQHVFSPEEVLFNTLGFSLTRDRSSLVSAGTGVFVTKGFVPKGTLVSMYPGTVYRKHEPIFFQSLGNPFIFRCIDGILIDGNDRGLSRSVYRSCSRRDQLGPFQMSDESWLTSALQNPLAVGQYVNNCSHEKAANVCYQEFDVPEYFPVELKQYLPNIVYSHEIDSHLRCVVLVTLRDIKQGEELFSNYYTVVN; from the exons atggaatttaacGTTAAAACTAG GACCCTCCGATATGTTCCCGAAAGCTCTCAAGACAAAATTATCTCTGATGAAGATGTCTTTGAAacactactgaaaatatttaaagctcTCTTCATAAATGACTTAAGTAGACAAGCACATATTTTGGCCTTACTTCCAGAAATCAGATGTAAATATATGGAATTAGTGACTGTTGAGCAGAAGCAATCAGAAGTAAATTCATGTAACCATCAGAGCCAACATGTATTTAGTCCGGAGGAAGTTCTGTTTAATACACTGGGGTTCAGTCTTACTCGAGACCGTAGTTCCCTGGTTTCTGCTGGGACTGGAGTCTTTGTTACCAAAGGTTTTGTACCAAAAGGGACGCTTGTATCTATGTATCCTG GCACAGTATACAGAAAGCATGAGCCCATCTTTTTCCAGTCCCTTGGCAATCCCTTTATTTTTAGGTGCATAGATGGCATCCTTATTGATGGGAATGATAGAGGACTGTCAAGATCAGTGTACAG GTCTTGCAGCAGGAGAGATCAACTTGGCCCATTTCAAATGAGTGATGAGAGCTGGCTCACATCTGCCCTGCAAAACCCATTGGCAGTGGGACAGTATGTCAACAACTGCTCACATG AAAAAGCAGCCAACGTGTGTTACCAGGAGTTTGATGTGCCGGAATATTTTCCAGTAGAACTGAAACAGTATCTTCCAAACATCGTCTACAGCCATGAGATAGACAG CCACCTGAGGTGTGTAGTGCTTGTCACTCTCAGAGACATCAAGCAAGGAGAAGAACTTTTTTCTAATTACTACACTGTTGTCAACTGA
- the SETD9 gene encoding SET domain-containing protein 9 isoform X3 — MGFPFIRTLRYVPESSQDKIISDEDVFETLLKIFKALFINDLSRQAHILALLPEIRCKYMELVTVEQKQSEVNSCNHQSQHVFSPEEVLFNTLGFSLTRDRSSLVSAGTGVFVTKGFVPKGTLVSMYPGTVYRKHEPIFFQSLGNPFIFRCIDGILIDGNDRGLSRSVYRSCSRRDQLGPFQMSDESWLTSALQNPLAVGQYVNNCSHEKAANVCYQEFDVPEYFPVELKQYLPNIVYSHEIDSHLRCVVLVTLRDIKQGEELFSNYYTVVN; from the exons ATGGGTTTTCCTTTTATTCG GACCCTCCGATATGTTCCCGAAAGCTCTCAAGACAAAATTATCTCTGATGAAGATGTCTTTGAAacactactgaaaatatttaaagctcTCTTCATAAATGACTTAAGTAGACAAGCACATATTTTGGCCTTACTTCCAGAAATCAGATGTAAATATATGGAATTAGTGACTGTTGAGCAGAAGCAATCAGAAGTAAATTCATGTAACCATCAGAGCCAACATGTATTTAGTCCGGAGGAAGTTCTGTTTAATACACTGGGGTTCAGTCTTACTCGAGACCGTAGTTCCCTGGTTTCTGCTGGGACTGGAGTCTTTGTTACCAAAGGTTTTGTACCAAAAGGGACGCTTGTATCTATGTATCCTG GCACAGTATACAGAAAGCATGAGCCCATCTTTTTCCAGTCCCTTGGCAATCCCTTTATTTTTAGGTGCATAGATGGCATCCTTATTGATGGGAATGATAGAGGACTGTCAAGATCAGTGTACAG GTCTTGCAGCAGGAGAGATCAACTTGGCCCATTTCAAATGAGTGATGAGAGCTGGCTCACATCTGCCCTGCAAAACCCATTGGCAGTGGGACAGTATGTCAACAACTGCTCACATG AAAAAGCAGCCAACGTGTGTTACCAGGAGTTTGATGTGCCGGAATATTTTCCAGTAGAACTGAAACAGTATCTTCCAAACATCGTCTACAGCCATGAGATAGACAG CCACCTGAGGTGTGTAGTGCTTGTCACTCTCAGAGACATCAAGCAAGGAGAAGAACTTTTTTCTAATTACTACACTGTTGTCAACTGA
- the SETD9 gene encoding SET domain-containing protein 9 isoform X1 has translation MLRSLRRRWDGYKYRFVPWLALNLRRKRRTLRYVPESSQDKIISDEDVFETLLKIFKALFINDLSRQAHILALLPEIRCKYMELVTVEQKQSEVNSCNHQSQHVFSPEEVLFNTLGFSLTRDRSSLVSAGTGVFVTKGFVPKGTLVSMYPGTVYRKHEPIFFQSLGNPFIFRCIDGILIDGNDRGLSRSVYRSCSRRDQLGPFQMSDESWLTSALQNPLAVGQYVNNCSHEKAANVCYQEFDVPEYFPVELKQYLPNIVYSHEIDSHLRCVVLVTLRDIKQGEELFSNYYTVVN, from the exons ATGTTGCGATCCCTGAGGCGGCGGTGGGACGGCTACAAGTACCGCTTCGTGCCCTGGCTGGCCCTCAACCTCCGCCGCAAGCGCAG GACCCTCCGATATGTTCCCGAAAGCTCTCAAGACAAAATTATCTCTGATGAAGATGTCTTTGAAacactactgaaaatatttaaagctcTCTTCATAAATGACTTAAGTAGACAAGCACATATTTTGGCCTTACTTCCAGAAATCAGATGTAAATATATGGAATTAGTGACTGTTGAGCAGAAGCAATCAGAAGTAAATTCATGTAACCATCAGAGCCAACATGTATTTAGTCCGGAGGAAGTTCTGTTTAATACACTGGGGTTCAGTCTTACTCGAGACCGTAGTTCCCTGGTTTCTGCTGGGACTGGAGTCTTTGTTACCAAAGGTTTTGTACCAAAAGGGACGCTTGTATCTATGTATCCTG GCACAGTATACAGAAAGCATGAGCCCATCTTTTTCCAGTCCCTTGGCAATCCCTTTATTTTTAGGTGCATAGATGGCATCCTTATTGATGGGAATGATAGAGGACTGTCAAGATCAGTGTACAG GTCTTGCAGCAGGAGAGATCAACTTGGCCCATTTCAAATGAGTGATGAGAGCTGGCTCACATCTGCCCTGCAAAACCCATTGGCAGTGGGACAGTATGTCAACAACTGCTCACATG AAAAAGCAGCCAACGTGTGTTACCAGGAGTTTGATGTGCCGGAATATTTTCCAGTAGAACTGAAACAGTATCTTCCAAACATCGTCTACAGCCATGAGATAGACAG CCACCTGAGGTGTGTAGTGCTTGTCACTCTCAGAGACATCAAGCAAGGAGAAGAACTTTTTTCTAATTACTACACTGTTGTCAACTGA
- the SETD9 gene encoding SET domain-containing protein 9 isoform X4 — translation MLRSLRRRWDGYKYRFVPWLALNLRRKRRTLRYVPESSQDKIISDEDVFETLLKIFKALFINDLSRQAHILALLPEIRCKYMELVTVEQKQSEVNSCNHQSQHVFSPEEVLFNTLGFSLTRDRSSLVSAGTGVFVTKGFVPKGTLVSMYPGTVYRKHEPIFFQSLGNPFIFRCIDGILIDGNDRGLSRSVYRSCSRRDQLGPFQMSDESWLTSALQNPLAVGQYVNNCSHAT, via the exons ATGTTGCGATCCCTGAGGCGGCGGTGGGACGGCTACAAGTACCGCTTCGTGCCCTGGCTGGCCCTCAACCTCCGCCGCAAGCGCAG GACCCTCCGATATGTTCCCGAAAGCTCTCAAGACAAAATTATCTCTGATGAAGATGTCTTTGAAacactactgaaaatatttaaagctcTCTTCATAAATGACTTAAGTAGACAAGCACATATTTTGGCCTTACTTCCAGAAATCAGATGTAAATATATGGAATTAGTGACTGTTGAGCAGAAGCAATCAGAAGTAAATTCATGTAACCATCAGAGCCAACATGTATTTAGTCCGGAGGAAGTTCTGTTTAATACACTGGGGTTCAGTCTTACTCGAGACCGTAGTTCCCTGGTTTCTGCTGGGACTGGAGTCTTTGTTACCAAAGGTTTTGTACCAAAAGGGACGCTTGTATCTATGTATCCTG GCACAGTATACAGAAAGCATGAGCCCATCTTTTTCCAGTCCCTTGGCAATCCCTTTATTTTTAGGTGCATAGATGGCATCCTTATTGATGGGAATGATAGAGGACTGTCAAGATCAGTGTACAG GTCTTGCAGCAGGAGAGATCAACTTGGCCCATTTCAAATGAGTGATGAGAGCTGGCTCACATCTGCCCTGCAAAACCCATTGGCAGTGGGACAGTATGTCAACAACTGCTCACATG CCACCTGA